Proteins encoded within one genomic window of Phototrophicus methaneseepsis:
- a CDS encoding ABC transporter ATP-binding protein — MAEPVIQTKGLTKAYGHGEKRTLALENLDLTIQPGEIFGYLGPNGAGKTTTIRLLLDFIRPDAGSATIFGQDVRTSSVELHKQIGYLPGELNLWKNQRADRIVSYFGNVRGMQDTRYAQELAERLKLDMTKRVRDYSTGNKRKLGIVLALMHKPRLLILDEPTSGLDPLMQQTFNQLMHEVRADGRTVFLSSHVLSEVQAICDRVAILRDGRLRAVESIEKLTHVDFRWVTINFRDAIPAGMGTELEKLDGTSHFSQNGKSVRLQLTGDFDPVIRAIGGGYVTDLRVQEPTLEEIFLAFYGNGSAAAMQQEA, encoded by the coding sequence ATGGCAGAACCAGTCATTCAAACAAAAGGCCTGACGAAAGCCTATGGTCATGGTGAGAAGCGCACACTCGCCCTGGAAAATCTCGATCTAACGATTCAACCGGGGGAAATCTTTGGCTATTTAGGGCCAAACGGTGCTGGCAAAACAACAACGATTCGCTTGCTGCTGGATTTCATCCGGCCAGATGCAGGCAGTGCGACTATTTTTGGCCAGGACGTGCGTACAAGCAGCGTCGAACTGCATAAGCAGATTGGCTATTTGCCCGGTGAGCTCAACCTGTGGAAGAACCAGCGCGCAGACCGCATCGTGAGCTATTTTGGCAACGTGCGCGGGATGCAGGATACACGTTATGCACAGGAGTTGGCAGAACGTTTAAAGCTGGATATGACGAAAAGAGTGCGCGATTACTCCACGGGTAATAAGCGCAAGTTGGGCATTGTACTGGCGCTGATGCACAAACCGCGCCTGCTCATCCTGGATGAACCCACCAGCGGCCTGGACCCGTTGATGCAGCAGACTTTTAACCAACTCATGCACGAAGTGCGGGCGGATGGCCGTACGGTCTTTTTATCGTCACACGTGCTGAGCGAAGTGCAGGCGATTTGTGATCGCGTCGCCATCTTGCGCGATGGTCGTCTGCGTGCAGTGGAATCTATCGAGAAGCTGACGCATGTCGACTTCCGCTGGGTGACGATCAACTTCCGTGATGCCATCCCGGCGGGCATGGGGACTGAGTTGGAGAAGCTCGATGGCACGAGCCACTTCAGCCAGAATGGCAAGAGCGTCCGGTTACAACTCACAGGGGATTTTGACCCCGTGATCCGTGCGATTGGCGGCGGTTATGTAACGGACCTGCGCGTGCAGGAGCCAACCTTAGAAGAGATCTTCCTGGCTTTCTATGGCAATGGCAGCGCCGCCGCGATGCAGCAGGAGGCATAG
- a CDS encoding TetR/AcrR family transcriptional regulator, whose amino-acid sequence MGIHYDRKALSGHNAHLSKGACIVPDASLQEPEARILQAARALLLHYGFDKTTLSNIADEAGVARSTLYKHWKRKDDIFRAVLAAESRIYIADVARRIQDDPQGGTFTSVFRHLFLALRDNDFLYALYTNENLILGKYLALLDLKSMYTRRMDLMSHFLTMMQQVGTVRQDVDVQTVGFVMSSIQYGMYRMNELMGGEYPISMDKSMDIVTEMIERYLEPETPGDLDAGKAIMMSFMDNVLSIVDEIESSDALSAD is encoded by the coding sequence TTGGGTATACATTATGACCGGAAAGCGCTTTCTGGTCATAATGCTCATTTATCCAAAGGAGCCTGTATCGTACCCGATGCCTCATTGCAAGAGCCAGAAGCCCGCATCTTGCAAGCAGCCCGTGCGCTGCTCTTACATTACGGCTTTGACAAAACAACATTGAGCAACATCGCTGATGAAGCAGGTGTTGCCAGGAGCACACTCTACAAACACTGGAAGCGGAAAGACGACATCTTCCGGGCTGTACTAGCAGCGGAATCACGGATTTACATCGCAGATGTTGCGCGGCGAATCCAGGACGACCCGCAAGGTGGTACGTTTACGTCCGTTTTCAGGCATCTGTTTTTGGCACTGCGCGACAATGACTTTTTGTATGCGCTGTATACCAATGAGAATCTGATCCTCGGCAAATATTTAGCCCTGCTGGACCTGAAATCCATGTATACCCGTCGCATGGATCTGATGAGCCATTTTCTAACGATGATGCAGCAAGTCGGCACGGTCAGACAAGACGTCGATGTCCAGACGGTTGGTTTTGTCATGAGTAGCATTCAGTACGGGATGTATCGCATGAACGAGTTGATGGGCGGTGAGTATCCTATTTCGATGGACAAATCGATGGACATCGTGACTGAAATGATCGAACGCTATCTGGAGCCTGAAACACCCGGCGATCTCGATGCCGGTAAAGCGATCATGATGTCTTTTATGGATAACGTGTTGAGCATCGTTGACGAAATAGAGTCCTCTGACGCCCTATCAGCCGACTAA
- a CDS encoding AI-2E family transporter, with the protein MLENTPPPANPTPYVETNWDRPTRLIALVFLLISSTLALLLLAPVFPILTVALLLAFVLYNPVRMLTTRLGLPWALSALVMYLGFVVAIVFIVLAIIPTITKSAENLVLSAQDAYGDLLIRLDTYEPGDAVLVVAGAHIDFDPIVQQIREVVSATNTTLPQNEAAFRADREQLQAFLDQFITIAGPLTGAVTSVVSGVAGFLASLLLALFISFLIVLDIRHSSTALYNALSPAYRREVSLLIKRIEHVWGAFLQGQVIVGLLLGFLTYIQLILMGIPNALLLAIITGFISLIPTIGGFIAMVPLAFVPALQGSTVIMDTSPFGLALLVVLINLIISQIIWNAIAPVIIGDALALPTVVIICGVFIGAAVGGALGAFLVAPVLATIKVVVLYLLAKISQRDPYPGEVLPLKVKEPA; encoded by the coding sequence ATGCTTGAGAACACACCGCCGCCAGCCAACCCAACCCCATACGTCGAAACGAACTGGGATCGCCCAACACGCCTGATCGCTCTTGTGTTCCTGCTGATTTCGAGCACATTGGCCCTGTTATTGCTGGCGCCTGTCTTCCCGATTTTGACTGTTGCGCTGCTGCTCGCATTCGTGCTTTATAACCCGGTGCGCATGTTAACCACCCGCCTGGGGTTGCCCTGGGCACTTTCAGCCTTGGTGATGTATCTTGGTTTTGTCGTTGCGATTGTATTTATCGTGCTGGCAATCATCCCGACAATCACGAAAAGTGCTGAAAATCTGGTGCTTTCGGCACAGGATGCCTACGGGGACCTGCTCATCCGGTTGGATACTTACGAACCCGGAGATGCGGTACTCGTTGTGGCAGGGGCACATATTGATTTTGACCCGATTGTGCAGCAAATACGCGAAGTCGTCTCTGCGACAAATACAACGCTACCCCAGAATGAAGCTGCCTTCCGTGCAGACCGTGAGCAGCTACAGGCCTTTCTGGACCAGTTCATTACCATTGCAGGACCGCTTACAGGCGCGGTGACATCTGTCGTCAGTGGTGTAGCGGGGTTCCTGGCCTCGCTCCTGCTCGCCCTATTTATCTCGTTCCTCATCGTGCTGGACATCCGCCACAGCAGTACGGCCCTCTATAATGCGCTTTCCCCCGCGTATCGTCGGGAAGTGTCTCTATTAATTAAGCGTATCGAGCATGTATGGGGCGCATTCTTGCAAGGGCAAGTGATTGTTGGGTTATTGCTGGGCTTCCTGACGTATATCCAGTTGATTTTGATGGGCATTCCGAACGCGCTCCTACTTGCCATTATCACGGGCTTTATCTCACTCATCCCGACGATTGGTGGCTTTATTGCAATGGTGCCCCTTGCTTTTGTACCCGCCCTCCAGGGCTCGACAGTCATCATGGATACGTCGCCCTTCGGCCTGGCTCTGCTGGTCGTGCTGATTAACCTCATTATTTCGCAGATCATCTGGAACGCGATTGCGCCTGTCATCATTGGGGATGCGCTTGCACTCCCAACTGTGGTGATCATCTGCGGTGTCTTCATTGGTGCGGCTGTTGGTGGTGCATTGGGTGCTTTTTTGGTGGCCCCCGTCCTAGCCACTATCAAGGTCGTGGTCCTTTATCTCCTCGCTAAGATTAGCCAGCGCGATCCATACCCTGGCGAAGTACTGCCCCTTAAGGTCAAAGAACCCGCATGA
- a CDS encoding ABC transporter ATP-binding protein — protein sequence MIAVKDLRYTYPGAQKETLHGLNFNIAEKEVFGFLGPSGAGKSTTQKILIGLLKDYSGSIQMMGRELNAWGQDLYEQIGVSFELPNHYLKLTALENLKYFQSLYNRKTFKPMDVLEWVSLQDDAHKKVSEFSKGMKIRLNVARALIHAPELLFLDEPTSGLDPVNSRKIKDLVLEMRNRGTTVFVTTHDMHVADELCDRVGFIAQGHINVIDTPSTLKKQYGKRNVQIEYLNGTQQMQQQEFPLDGLGQNAAFFDLIQSASRLETIHTQETTLENIFIEVTGQELSA from the coding sequence ATGATTGCAGTTAAAGACCTGCGCTATACCTACCCTGGAGCCCAAAAAGAGACCCTCCACGGGTTGAACTTCAACATTGCGGAGAAAGAAGTTTTCGGTTTCCTGGGGCCATCCGGCGCAGGCAAATCAACCACCCAAAAAATCCTCATTGGCCTGCTGAAAGACTATAGCGGGAGCATCCAGATGATGGGCCGCGAACTGAATGCCTGGGGACAAGACTTATACGAGCAAATCGGCGTCTCATTTGAATTACCGAACCACTATCTTAAGCTAACAGCCCTGGAAAACCTGAAATACTTCCAGTCCCTTTACAATCGCAAGACATTCAAGCCCATGGACGTGTTGGAATGGGTCAGCTTACAGGATGATGCCCATAAAAAGGTATCGGAATTCAGCAAGGGGATGAAGATCCGCTTGAATGTCGCACGGGCGCTTATCCATGCGCCTGAACTGCTCTTCTTGGATGAGCCAACCAGCGGCCTGGACCCGGTAAACAGCCGTAAGATCAAGGACCTCGTGTTGGAAATGCGCAATCGCGGCACCACGGTGTTCGTCACCACACATGATATGCATGTGGCGGATGAACTTTGCGACCGCGTGGGCTTCATCGCACAGGGGCACATCAATGTCATTGACACCCCCAGTACGCTGAAAAAGCAGTATGGCAAGCGCAACGTCCAGATAGAGTATTTGAACGGCACCCAGCAAATGCAGCAGCAAGAGTTCCCGCTGGATGGCCTGGGCCAGAACGCTGCCTTCTTCGATCTGATTCAATCAGCCAGCCGCCTTGAGACGATCCATACCCAGGAAACAACCCTGGAGAATATCTTCATTGAGGTGACCGGGCAGGAGCTAAGCGCATGA
- a CDS encoding TetR/AcrR family transcriptional regulator: MTDVQNTANPEREQRILDAAAGLFVHYGYDKTTVSDIAREAGISKGAIYLHFASKDELFEALLLREMSIYSTTWMGLLEADPKGGTIGGMYKNVLYALNSSPFMSMMFKQDRRVFGSYLRKPGNFFEQYQEQQEESSRFQFVKWMQDAGAMRQDIDPKVVAHVMNMLAFGLVGLDGIIPEKDIPPTDDLIEGIAEIMDRALTPDDLQDMDIGKKIIRQLVNTGMQDYEQLKTQKLQDDKEQEA; this comes from the coding sequence ATGACCGATGTCCAAAATACTGCGAATCCTGAGCGCGAGCAACGCATCCTGGATGCCGCCGCCGGGCTCTTCGTCCACTATGGCTACGACAAAACAACGGTCAGCGATATTGCTCGTGAGGCAGGCATCAGCAAAGGCGCGATTTACCTGCACTTTGCCAGCAAGGATGAATTATTCGAGGCACTGCTCTTACGAGAGATGTCGATCTACTCCACAACGTGGATGGGCTTACTGGAGGCTGACCCTAAGGGCGGCACCATTGGCGGGATGTATAAAAACGTCCTTTATGCCCTGAATAGCAGCCCCTTTATGTCGATGATGTTCAAGCAAGATCGGCGTGTATTTGGCAGTTACTTGCGCAAGCCGGGGAACTTCTTTGAGCAGTATCAGGAACAGCAAGAAGAATCCAGTCGTTTCCAGTTCGTGAAGTGGATGCAGGACGCCGGGGCTATGCGACAGGACATTGACCCTAAAGTCGTCGCCCATGTCATGAATATGCTCGCCTTTGGGCTGGTTGGCCTGGATGGCATCATCCCAGAAAAAGACATCCCGCCCACAGATGACCTAATCGAAGGCATCGCAGAAATTATGGACCGGGCCCTCACGCCAGATGATTTACAAGATATGGATATCGGCAAAAAGATTATCCGGCAGCTCGTCAACACGGGCATGCAAGATTATGAGCAGCTCAAGACTCAGAAGCTGCAAGATGACAAGGAGCAAGAAGCATGA
- a CDS encoding MBL fold metallo-hydrolase encodes MTTQTLPAVEHFRSSTGVEIYRIPAEAFPGFWAYAYLLIGAGVPTLVDTGSGYPASTEGILAGLASVTADFDPAFRLQDIARIIITHGHVDHFGGLVDLLEAVGGADVGIHPLDRRVLTNYDERVIVATRNLTIYLKSAGIQGEALTALLQSYGFSKQHIRSSKVDFVVEDGDEIDGMQFVHVPGHCSGQVAIRLGDVLLSADHVLSYTAPNVAAESITHYTGLGHYRDSLRKVQALDGIRLAMGGHEDPIEHFYERIDRIQARIDQKLGRILTIIRNSEAPMSITDICDVLYATKQGFERLLALQQTGAYTEYLYDRGHLSVANLQAIEQSEQATVLYNVL; translated from the coding sequence ATGACGACTCAAACTTTGCCGGCTGTGGAACACTTCCGCAGCAGTACTGGCGTGGAGATTTATCGCATCCCTGCGGAGGCTTTCCCTGGTTTTTGGGCTTATGCTTATTTACTGATAGGCGCAGGCGTGCCGACTTTGGTTGATACAGGGTCAGGCTATCCAGCTAGTACGGAAGGTATATTGGCCGGGTTAGCTTCTGTCACAGCGGATTTTGACCCGGCTTTCAGGCTGCAAGATATCGCGCGTATTATCATTACCCACGGCCATGTCGATCATTTTGGTGGGCTTGTCGATTTATTGGAGGCTGTTGGCGGGGCAGATGTCGGCATTCATCCCTTGGATCGGCGTGTGCTGACGAATTATGACGAGCGCGTCATTGTGGCAACGAGGAACCTGACCATCTATCTCAAGAGTGCGGGCATCCAGGGCGAGGCCCTGACGGCGCTTTTGCAGTCATACGGCTTCAGCAAACAGCATATTCGCTCTTCAAAGGTTGATTTCGTCGTGGAAGATGGTGATGAAATCGACGGGATGCAGTTTGTTCACGTACCAGGGCATTGTTCCGGCCAGGTTGCAATCCGTTTAGGAGATGTATTGCTCAGTGCGGATCATGTCCTCTCGTATACGGCGCCTAATGTCGCTGCGGAAAGCATCACGCACTATACGGGCCTGGGGCATTATCGGGATTCGTTGCGTAAGGTTCAGGCGCTCGATGGTATCCGGTTGGCGATGGGTGGCCACGAAGATCCGATTGAGCATTTCTACGAGCGTATTGACCGGATACAGGCACGCATTGATCAGAAGCTAGGGCGTATTCTAACGATCATCCGCAACTCAGAGGCACCTATGAGCATCACGGATATTTGTGATGTCCTCTATGCGACGAAACAAGGTTTTGAACGCCTGCTGGCTCTGCAACAGACAGGGGCCTACACAGAATATCTCTATGATCGGGGCCATCTTTCTGTGGCTAATTTGCAGGCTATTGAACAGTCTGAGCAGGCAACTGTTTTATACAATGTTTTATAG
- a CDS encoding glucose-1-phosphate thymidylyltransferase translates to MKAIILAAGMGTRLRPVTLTMPKPLVPVANKRLIEYALDVLKDAGLTDIGVVVNDMDSPIREQLGTGEDLGVEITYIAQEERNGLAHAISLCKDFVGDSNFCVFLGDVIFQDHMQSLLKNFESSDYEAQIALGEVPDPTRFGIAVIEDDLIKGVVEKPKDPPSNLAIAGIYLFRPSIWDAIAKIKPSWRNELEITDAIQELITAGHKVAPYVVEGWWIDAGKPDPIVTANQLVLESLPYSIPPEDKCEGNSDVSHRVIVGENSKIIDSVVRGPVIIGDNTIIRNSYIGPYTSLGDDVVIEGSEIEYSIVMNNCEIRNISGRIDRSLLAHNARVTRTEQPPQSHRFVLAENSYVEM, encoded by the coding sequence ATGAAAGCAATCATTCTCGCTGCGGGGATGGGCACTCGCTTGCGCCCTGTCACATTAACGATGCCCAAGCCTCTTGTGCCTGTCGCCAATAAGCGCTTGATTGAATATGCCTTGGATGTGCTTAAAGATGCCGGTTTAACCGACATTGGCGTGGTTGTGAATGATATGGATTCCCCTATCCGTGAACAACTTGGCACAGGGGAAGATCTCGGTGTTGAGATTACCTATATTGCGCAAGAAGAACGCAACGGCCTGGCTCATGCCATCAGCCTTTGTAAAGATTTTGTCGGTGATAGCAACTTCTGTGTTTTCCTGGGTGATGTGATCTTCCAGGATCATATGCAGTCACTGCTGAAGAACTTTGAATCCAGCGATTATGAAGCACAAATTGCCCTCGGCGAAGTACCGGACCCAACCCGGTTTGGTATCGCCGTCATTGAAGATGACTTGATCAAAGGCGTGGTAGAAAAACCAAAAGATCCGCCATCAAACCTGGCAATCGCGGGTATTTACCTGTTCCGTCCCTCAATCTGGGATGCTATTGCCAAGATCAAACCATCGTGGCGCAATGAGCTTGAAATTACGGATGCTATCCAGGAATTGATCACAGCAGGGCATAAAGTAGCGCCTTATGTGGTTGAAGGCTGGTGGATTGATGCCGGTAAGCCGGACCCTATCGTGACGGCCAATCAGCTCGTCCTGGAATCCCTGCCTTATTCGATCCCGCCAGAAGACAAATGCGAAGGTAACAGCGATGTCTCTCACCGCGTGATTGTGGGCGAGAATAGTAAAATCATCGATAGCGTCGTGCGCGGGCCAGTGATTATCGGGGATAACACCATTATCCGTAACAGCTATATTGGCCCTTATACCTCGCTGGGTGATGATGTCGTCATCGAAGGCAGCGAAATTGAGTACAGCATCGTCATGAACAACTGCGAAATACGCAATATCAGCGGGCGTATTGATCGCAGCTTGCTGGCACATAATGCACGTGTTACCCGCACAGAGCAGCCGCCACAGTCGCATCGCTTCGTCCTTGCGGAAAATAGCTACGTCGAGATGTAA
- a CDS encoding NAD(P)/FAD-dependent oxidoreductase → METDVLIIGAGLSGLVAARELEKNDLNVTVIDKGRSVGGRLATRRIANGTADHGAQFFTARTNTFKTEIEQWLEADLVRVWGYGWSDGSMKRTVSDGHPRYVTNGGMNKLAKYLAEKLADVQVDVRVTDISWVDGQWNVRTEGEGVYTSRALLMTPPVPQALELLGKVPLVEDDMEALTRIQFGPCLCGIHVLEGDVHLPEPGAVQNFAKSVYWIADNKEKGITDQRIITTQAGTRWSKNNFDLPADEILAFLRAAVEPFFTSNTRVVEEELKRWEYSVPLITHPYDTLVAKGLPLAFAGDAFGGRGRMEGAYVSGLRAAEALVQTLK, encoded by the coding sequence GTGGAGACAGATGTGCTCATCATAGGAGCAGGGTTATCCGGGTTGGTCGCCGCCCGCGAATTAGAAAAAAATGACCTGAACGTTACCGTGATTGATAAAGGTCGCAGCGTAGGTGGACGACTGGCAACGCGTCGTATTGCAAACGGTACGGCTGATCACGGCGCTCAATTCTTCACAGCCAGGACCAATACCTTCAAAACAGAAATTGAGCAATGGCTTGAAGCGGATCTGGTACGCGTCTGGGGATATGGCTGGAGTGATGGCAGTATGAAGCGTACTGTCAGCGATGGTCATCCACGTTATGTGACCAACGGCGGTATGAATAAACTGGCAAAGTACCTGGCTGAAAAACTGGCTGATGTGCAGGTTGATGTACGTGTGACAGATATTTCCTGGGTTGATGGGCAGTGGAACGTGCGCACGGAAGGCGAAGGCGTCTACACCAGCCGCGCTTTGCTGATGACGCCCCCTGTGCCGCAAGCGCTGGAATTATTGGGCAAGGTCCCGCTTGTAGAGGACGACATGGAAGCCCTGACTCGTATTCAGTTCGGCCCTTGCTTATGTGGTATACACGTCCTGGAAGGTGATGTTCATCTGCCGGAGCCGGGTGCTGTCCAGAACTTTGCCAAGTCGGTCTATTGGATTGCAGATAACAAAGAGAAGGGCATCACCGATCAGCGGATTATCACCACGCAGGCGGGCACGCGTTGGAGCAAGAACAATTTTGATCTCCCGGCGGATGAAATCCTGGCTTTCTTACGCGCAGCGGTTGAACCATTCTTCACTTCCAACACGCGGGTTGTAGAAGAAGAACTCAAGCGATGGGAATATAGTGTGCCATTGATCACACATCCCTACGATACGCTTGTTGCAAAAGGGCTGCCTCTGGCTTTTGCTGGTGACGCTTTTGGTGGGCGTGGCCGCATGGAAGGGGCCTACGTCAGCGGCCTACGTGCAGCCGAAGCACTCGTTCAAACCTTAAAATAA
- a CDS encoding MFS transporter: protein MRKSGMFTVFMVVFIGLTGFSFLIPLLPFLALQYGANEFVLGLLLASYALFQLIGAPILGRLSDRYGRRPVLLVSTLGTFVSLLLVAFAQNLVLLFASRILDGLTGGNIAVAQAYVTDVTDEHNRSRGLGMLGAAFGLGFIFGPALSGVLSAVGRDVVNPAAMEGTSTFLQSFNWEYALPAFVASAIGLVNVLQVIFTLPESLTEERRAELKASAASDQRGFSLGALQRTLERPRIGPLLVIRFLFSVAFSMFQAAFSLWGAVKLGMDATGVAGVLTYVGFIQVFVQGFAVGKLTDRFSDAWLLFWAAIGMTVGLAGWAISPSVPALLLAMLPISFSGGVFNTVINSALTKTASRSEAGGILGISASLESFTRVIGPVVGNSLIGLGTWLPGIFGAGVTAATALFAWNRVIKVEAHEKEKVGHAD, encoded by the coding sequence ATGCGTAAAAGTGGCATGTTCACGGTCTTTATGGTCGTGTTCATAGGGTTAACGGGCTTCAGCTTTTTGATACCGCTGCTGCCTTTTTTGGCGCTTCAATATGGTGCGAATGAATTCGTTTTGGGGTTGCTACTGGCATCGTATGCGCTGTTTCAGTTAATTGGGGCACCTATCTTAGGACGCCTGAGCGATCGCTATGGACGACGGCCCGTTTTGTTGGTCAGCACGTTGGGGACCTTCGTCAGCTTATTGTTGGTTGCCTTCGCACAGAACCTCGTCTTGCTCTTTGCCAGCCGCATACTGGATGGCCTGACAGGTGGTAACATCGCGGTCGCACAAGCTTATGTAACTGACGTCACCGATGAACACAATCGGTCACGCGGATTGGGTATGCTAGGGGCCGCATTTGGCCTGGGCTTCATCTTTGGCCCGGCGTTAAGTGGCGTGCTCAGCGCTGTCGGGCGGGATGTCGTAAATCCCGCTGCGATGGAGGGGACATCAACGTTCCTACAGAGCTTTAATTGGGAATATGCCTTACCGGCTTTTGTCGCCTCAGCGATTGGCCTAGTAAACGTCCTTCAAGTGATCTTTACACTGCCGGAATCCCTGACAGAAGAACGGCGCGCAGAGTTGAAAGCATCCGCGGCTTCTGATCAACGTGGTTTTAGCCTGGGGGCTTTGCAGCGCACGCTTGAACGTCCGCGCATCGGGCCACTGCTGGTAATTCGCTTCTTGTTCAGCGTGGCATTCTCGATGTTCCAGGCTGCTTTCAGCCTATGGGGTGCTGTTAAGCTGGGTATGGATGCGACGGGCGTTGCTGGCGTCCTGACGTATGTTGGTTTTATTCAGGTCTTCGTGCAGGGCTTTGCCGTCGGCAAACTGACAGATCGTTTTAGTGATGCCTGGTTATTATTCTGGGCTGCCATCGGCATGACAGTGGGTCTGGCGGGGTGGGCTATTTCACCTTCTGTGCCTGCGCTGCTGCTGGCAATGCTCCCGATCTCTTTTTCAGGTGGTGTCTTTAATACGGTCATCAACAGCGCCCTCACCAAGACCGCATCTCGTTCTGAAGCAGGGGGCATCCTGGGCATTTCCGCATCTCTAGAGAGCTTCACCCGCGTGATAGGCCCGGTTGTTGGTAACAGTTTGATTGGTTTGGGAACATGGCTGCCGGGTATCTTCGGCGCAGGTGTCACGGCGGCGACAGCGCTCTTTGCCTGGAATCGGGTCATCAAGGTAGAAGCCCACGAAAAGGAAAAAGTCGGCCACGCGGATTAA
- a CDS encoding alpha/beta hydrolase, whose protein sequence is MAQAEQHTRRWPRLLRRFLIVLAIIVIIALVSFVVWASSTNPLMAEAAAALQDTASVDVAEEAFISFMPQGDAPDTGLILYPGGRVQPGAYAPLASAIAEQGYYAAIVYAPLNLAFFDTDAALKVIEAHPEVTHWAVGGHSLGGVAASLFVSNHPQLVDGLLFMGSYPANDELAQYEDLEVVSLYGTDDGLADVDTILTSAENLPADTQFIAIEGGNHAQFGYYGDQAGDNPAAISREEQQAQVLEAAVQLLSRIEAER, encoded by the coding sequence ATGGCACAGGCTGAACAACATACGCGTCGCTGGCCTCGGTTATTGCGGCGTTTTCTAATTGTACTCGCCATTATCGTCATCATTGCGCTTGTGAGTTTTGTCGTCTGGGCGAGCTCAACCAATCCGCTTATGGCAGAGGCAGCGGCGGCTTTGCAAGATACAGCCTCGGTAGACGTTGCAGAAGAAGCCTTTATCAGCTTTATGCCACAGGGAGATGCGCCCGACACTGGCTTGATCTTATATCCTGGTGGGCGCGTCCAACCAGGGGCTTATGCTCCGCTGGCGAGCGCTATTGCTGAGCAGGGGTATTATGCGGCTATCGTCTATGCCCCCTTGAATTTAGCCTTCTTTGATACCGATGCTGCACTCAAAGTGATCGAAGCGCATCCAGAAGTGACGCATTGGGCTGTGGGCGGGCACAGCCTGGGTGGTGTTGCTGCCAGTCTCTTTGTCTCAAATCATCCCCAGCTTGTGGACGGACTGCTTTTCATGGGGTCTTACCCGGCAAATGACGAACTTGCCCAATATGAAGATTTAGAGGTCGTCTCACTTTATGGTACGGATGATGGCCTTGCTGACGTGGATACAATTCTTACCAGTGCTGAAAATCTGCCCGCTGATACGCAGTTCATCGCCATAGAAGGCGGCAATCACGCTCAGTTTGGCTACTATGGTGACCAGGCTGGCGATAACCCGGCTGCAATTAGCCGAGAAGAACAGCAGGCCCAGGTCCTGGAAGCCGCTGTACAATTGCTGAGCCGTATCGAAGCAGAGCGTTAG